One genomic window of Planctomycetota bacterium includes the following:
- the vsr gene encoding DNA mismatch endonuclease Vsr: protein MTDTFTKAERSRIMAAVKSKDTTPELIVRRLVHSLGYRYRLHVGALPGTPDLVFPRLRKIINVSGCFWHLHGCRWCRVPSSRRGYWAAKLQRNADRDRRVRRALRRAGWDVLVVWECQTRAVVRARLSRGLAGFLAA, encoded by the coding sequence ATGACCGACACCTTCACCAAAGCCGAGCGTTCCCGCATCATGGCGGCGGTGAAGTCGAAGGACACCACACCAGAATTGATCGTCCGCCGGCTCGTTCATTCGCTCGGGTATCGTTATCGCCTGCACGTCGGGGCGTTGCCCGGCACGCCTGACCTCGTCTTTCCACGGCTGCGCAAGATCATCAACGTCAGCGGATGCTTCTGGCATCTTCACGGGTGCCGTTGGTGCCGCGTCCCCTCATCACGGCGCGGCTATTGGGCCGCCAAGTTGCAACGGAACGCCGACCGCGACCGGCGCGTGCGCAGAGCCCTTCGGCGAGCGGGCTGGGACGTGCTTGTCGTCTGGGAGTGCCAAACGCGGGCGGTGGTGCGGGCGCGGCTCTCGCGGGGGTTGGCGGGCTTTCTGGCGGCCTGA
- the acs gene encoding acetate--CoA ligase, protein MSQAANQIVNVMQESRLFPPTPEFAKSAKIGSMAAYQALWDEAAADVEKFWGKMAGELHWFKPYSKVLEWKEPFAHWFVGGQTNAAYNCLDKHLATAHRNKAALIWEGEPGDARTLTYQQLHYEVSRFANVLKAQGIKPGDVVSIYMPMVPELVIAMLACARIGAVHSVIFGGFSSEAIADRNNDAGAKLILTADAGWRRGTQVPLKRNVDEALKKSPGVTKCIVLRRTGCECDMQEGRDFWWQDLIHHASPHCPATPMDSEAPLFILYTSGSTGKPKGIKHTTAGYTLYTKKTTEWVFDLRDDDVYWCTADCGWITGHSYITYGPLAAGATMLMYEGAPNCPDESRFWQLIEKYRVTIFYTAPTAIRAFIKWGDQHVDKHDLSSLRLLGTVGEGINPEAWMWYHKKIGAERCPIVDTWWQTETGGIMMSPLPGAIPTKPGSCTKPLPGIVPAIVDETGSPVEPGNGGWLVMTKPWPGMLRGIWGDDARFKEAYWSKIKGCYLAGDAARCDSDGYYWIMGRIDDVLNVSGHRLSTIEIESALVSHPKVAEAAAVGRPDDIKGEAVAVFVVLKSGEANDALKKELKAHVRKEIGALAQPDDVRFTTALPKTRSGKIMRRLLRDIAAGKETVGDTTTLEDYAVLAKLRSDEE, encoded by the coding sequence ATGTCCCAGGCCGCCAATCAAATCGTCAACGTCATGCAAGAATCGCGGCTCTTCCCGCCCACGCCCGAGTTCGCCAAGAGCGCCAAGATCGGCTCGATGGCCGCTTACCAGGCGTTGTGGGACGAGGCCGCCGCCGACGTGGAAAAGTTCTGGGGCAAGATGGCCGGCGAGCTGCACTGGTTCAAGCCTTACAGCAAGGTGCTCGAATGGAAGGAGCCGTTCGCCCACTGGTTCGTCGGCGGGCAGACCAACGCCGCGTACAACTGTCTGGACAAGCACCTGGCCACGGCGCACCGCAACAAGGCGGCGCTGATCTGGGAAGGGGAACCGGGCGACGCCCGCACGCTGACCTACCAGCAACTGCACTACGAAGTCAGTCGCTTCGCCAACGTGCTGAAGGCGCAAGGGATCAAGCCCGGCGATGTGGTGTCGATTTACATGCCGATGGTGCCCGAGTTGGTGATCGCCATGTTGGCCTGCGCGCGGATCGGCGCGGTTCACTCGGTGATCTTCGGCGGCTTTTCGAGCGAAGCGATCGCCGACCGCAACAACGACGCCGGGGCCAAGCTGATCCTGACGGCCGACGCCGGCTGGCGGCGCGGCACGCAAGTGCCGTTGAAGCGGAACGTCGACGAAGCCCTGAAAAAGTCGCCGGGCGTGACCAAGTGCATTGTGCTGCGGCGGACTGGGTGCGAGTGCGATATGCAGGAAGGGCGCGACTTCTGGTGGCAGGATTTGATTCACCACGCCTCGCCTCATTGCCCGGCCACGCCGATGGACAGCGAAGCCCCGCTGTTCATTCTTTATACGAGCGGCTCGACCGGCAAACCCAAGGGGATCAAGCACACCACGGCGGGCTACACCCTATACACCAAGAAGACGACTGAGTGGGTGTTCGATCTGCGCGACGACGACGTGTACTGGTGTACGGCCGACTGCGGCTGGATCACCGGGCACAGCTACATCACCTATGGCCCGCTGGCCGCCGGCGCGACGATGTTGATGTACGAAGGGGCGCCGAACTGCCCCGATGAAAGCCGGTTCTGGCAACTGATCGAAAAGTATCGCGTGACGATTTTCTATACCGCGCCGACGGCGATCCGCGCCTTTATCAAGTGGGGCGACCAGCACGTTGACAAGCACGACCTGTCGAGTCTGCGTCTGCTGGGCACGGTGGGCGAAGGGATCAATCCTGAAGCGTGGATGTGGTACCACAAGAAGATCGGCGCCGAGCGCTGCCCGATTGTCGATACCTGGTGGCAGACCGAGACGGGCGGCATCATGATGAGCCCGCTGCCCGGGGCCATTCCCACCAAGCCGGGAAGTTGCACCAAGCCGCTGCCGGGCATTGTGCCGGCCATTGTCGACGAGACGGGTAGTCCGGTCGAACCGGGCAACGGCGGCTGGCTGGTGATGACCAAGCCCTGGCCGGGCATGCTGCGGGGCATCTGGGGGGACGACGCCCGCTTCAAGGAAGCCTATTGGAGCAAGATCAAGGGTTGCTACCTGGCCGGCGACGCGGCCCGCTGCGACAGCGACGGCTATTACTGGATCATGGGGCGGATCGACGACGTGCTGAACGTCTCGGGTCACCGGCTGAGCACGATCGAGATCGAAAGCGCGCTGGTCAGCCACCCCAAAGTGGCCGAAGCCGCCGCGGTCGGCCGCCCCGACGACATCAAGGGGGAAGCCGTCGCGGTGTTCGTCGTGCTGAAATCAGGCGAGGCGAACGACGCGCTCAAGAAAGAACTCAAGGCGCACGTCCGCAAAGAGATCGGCGCGCTGGCCCAGCCGGACGATGTAAGGTTCACCACGGCGCTGCCCAAGACGCGCTCGGGCAAGATCATGCGCCGCTTGCTGCGCGACATTGCCGCCGGCAAGGAAACCGTCGGCGACACGACCACGCTGGAAGATTACGCCGTGCTGGCGAAACTTCGCAGCGACGAGGAATAG
- a CDS encoding sulfurtransferase, whose translation MAKHAPGFLKLVEAARKQIREVTTEQIAARLARGDEFVLLDVREDHEWQAGHLPAARHLGRGILERDVEAQFPDPHTELVLYCGGGYRSALAAHSLQQMGYDNVWSLAGGFRDWRDAGRHVVTE comes from the coding sequence ATGGCCAAGCACGCTCCTGGCTTTTTGAAGCTGGTCGAAGCAGCGCGAAAGCAGATTCGCGAAGTGACCACCGAGCAGATCGCCGCGCGATTGGCGCGGGGCGACGAGTTCGTGCTGCTCGACGTGCGCGAGGATCACGAGTGGCAGGCCGGGCATCTGCCCGCCGCGCGTCACCTGGGGCGCGGCATTCTCGAGCGCGACGTCGAGGCACAGTTTCCCGATCCGCACACCGAGTTGGTGTTGTACTGCGGCGGGGGTTATCGCTCGGCCCTGGCAGCGCACAGCCTGCAACAAATGGGCTATGACAACGTCTGGTCACTGGCCGGCGGATTCCGCGACTGGCGCGACGCCGGGCGACACGTCGTGACCGAGTGA
- a CDS encoding class I SAM-dependent methyltransferase yields MARPGSSALFAAERIPPRQTHYLGRVIAPAMSYHGADWLLRDTREQEEDCQRLLRALQVAAGQTVCDMGCGNGFYTLPLAKLVGERGTVYAVDIQPEMLTLLRARTKQERVVNVKPVLGNLVDPKLPAGSVDLFLLVDVYHEFAYPELMLRAMRNCLKPKGRVALVEFRLEDPEVPIKLEHKMSKEQILKEYPANGFKLAEQYDKLPWQHLMWFERDESWEPEKSAE; encoded by the coding sequence TTGGCGAGGCCCGGGAGCTCGGCGCTGTTTGCCGCCGAGCGGATTCCCCCGCGCCAGACGCACTACCTGGGCCGGGTGATTGCGCCCGCCATGAGTTATCACGGGGCCGACTGGCTGCTGCGCGACACCCGGGAGCAAGAAGAAGATTGCCAGCGACTGCTCAGGGCACTGCAAGTGGCGGCCGGGCAAACCGTCTGCGACATGGGTTGCGGCAATGGGTTTTACACCTTGCCGTTGGCTAAGCTGGTCGGCGAGCGCGGCACCGTCTACGCCGTCGACATTCAGCCCGAGATGCTGACGCTATTGCGCGCGCGGACCAAGCAAGAGCGCGTCGTGAACGTCAAGCCCGTGCTGGGCAACCTGGTCGATCCAAAGCTACCCGCCGGATCGGTCGACCTGTTTCTGTTGGTCGACGTGTATCACGAGTTCGCCTATCCCGAGCTGATGCTGCGGGCCATGCGCAATTGCTTGAAGCCCAAGGGGCGCGTGGCGCTGGTCGAGTTCCGCCTGGAAGACCCCGAGGTGCCGATCAAGCTCGAACACAAGATGAGCAAGGAGCAGATTCTGAAGGAGTACCCGGCCAACGGCTTCAAGCTGGCCGAGCAGTACGACAAGCTCCCCTGGCAACACCTGATGTGGTTCGAACGAGACGAGAGCTGGGAGCCGGAGAAGAGCGCGGAGTGA
- a CDS encoding DUF1501 domain-containing protein, which yields MEPLVAHLPSPRRPSWASQLTDRRMVLKAAGLAAGSWLTPLAELLAREETARPGQPAQSVILLWMAGGPSQLETFDPHPGKDIAGESKAIDTALKGVKLGAGLERLAEKLPLVTLVRNVVSKEGDHERGAHTVKTGYRPDPTLVHPSIGAICCHQLPVGHTEIPRHISIQPDRFVGRGGYLGNQYDAFQVYDPKDRLPDIKARVSDERHAERLEDLKIVESTFARGRQRQVQGTLHGHQQAEARKIMTSEQLKAFEIEHEPAELRTAYGDSPFGRGCLAARRLIEVGVRCVEVTLSGWDTHTENLAGCEVQNAKLDPAISTLLEDLKTRGLLDSTIVICAGEFGRTPIINRLAGRDHWPHGFSMLLAGGRLPRGLVLGETDPEGAKVTWEQGTPIADIHATLLTAMGINPALELMTPVGRPMKLSEGTPVSRLLG from the coding sequence ATGGAACCACTAGTCGCGCACCTGCCCTCGCCACGGCGACCAAGCTGGGCTTCGCAACTGACCGATCGGCGGATGGTGTTGAAGGCCGCCGGCCTGGCGGCTGGTTCGTGGCTGACGCCGCTGGCCGAGTTGCTGGCTCGCGAAGAAACGGCTCGACCTGGACAGCCGGCCCAGTCGGTGATCCTGCTGTGGATGGCCGGCGGGCCGAGCCAGCTCGAAACCTTCGATCCTCACCCCGGCAAGGATATTGCCGGCGAGTCAAAGGCGATCGATACCGCGCTCAAGGGCGTGAAGCTTGGCGCAGGTCTCGAACGTCTGGCCGAGAAGCTGCCGCTGGTCACCCTGGTGCGCAACGTGGTCAGCAAGGAAGGGGACCACGAGCGCGGCGCGCACACCGTGAAGACCGGCTATCGCCCCGACCCGACGCTGGTCCATCCATCGATCGGCGCGATTTGCTGTCACCAGCTTCCGGTCGGCCACACCGAAATCCCGCGGCACATCTCGATTCAGCCCGATCGGTTCGTCGGCCGCGGCGGCTACCTGGGGAACCAGTATGACGCCTTTCAGGTTTATGACCCGAAGGATCGTTTACCCGACATCAAGGCTCGCGTCAGCGACGAGCGGCACGCCGAGCGACTGGAAGACTTGAAGATCGTCGAGTCGACCTTCGCACGCGGCCGCCAGCGTCAGGTACAGGGCACCCTACACGGGCATCAGCAAGCCGAGGCCCGCAAGATCATGACCTCGGAGCAGCTCAAAGCGTTCGAGATCGAGCATGAGCCAGCCGAGTTGCGAACCGCGTATGGCGACTCGCCGTTTGGGCGCGGCTGTCTGGCGGCGCGACGCCTGATCGAAGTTGGCGTCCGCTGCGTCGAAGTGACGCTGTCGGGCTGGGACACGCACACCGAGAATCTGGCAGGTTGCGAAGTGCAGAACGCCAAGCTCGACCCGGCGATTTCGACGCTGCTCGAAGACCTGAAGACGCGCGGCCTGCTCGATAGCACGATCGTCATTTGCGCCGGCGAGTTCGGCCGCACGCCGATCATCAATCGGCTGGCCGGGCGCGATCACTGGCCGCACGGGTTCAGCATGCTGCTGGCCGGCGGTCGATTGCCGCGCGGCCTGGTCCTGGGCGAAACCGACCCCGAGGGGGCCAAGGTCACGTGGGAGCAAGGAACGCCGATCGCCGACATTCACGCCACGCTGCTGACGGCAATGGGCATCAACCCCGCGCTCGAATTGATGACCCCCGTTGGCCGGCCGATGAAGCTCAGCGAAGGAACGCCGGTCTCGCGCTTGCTCGGGTAG
- a CDS encoding DUF1549 domain-containing protein, translating into MPATLKRNLVFLAVVAGGVLACVVILSPAIRPLRQERNAAERMLAPDIQTSVDRLNKVFEERWRKQGVEPAPPAGESTVVRRLALALMGTIPSLEELRQLDQQPKDRRVDVYLAKVLDDRRFNDYLAERLARAFVGTKDGVFIAYRRRRFVAWLSDELRERRPYDQTIRRMLTVEGYGTDEPAANFIIASMRPDMGSPKPEPTELASRVARGMLAARIDCAECHDHPFEPWKQADFQSLAAFFGQTAFQGVKGLHNVERPYEVEDRVTGKMLTIAPRAPYLDDDRPKNGWSREQLAAWVTAPKNERFAQAIVNRIWALMFGQGLVEPIDDIRSGQAIQPALKLLADDFREHDYDIHRLIQVIALSRPFRLDSRGTDDGPPVSNDDATPPPTAPAMDENFAIFPLSRLRPEQVAGSLVQCASVTTLNAKTSLVFRVARLVDTGNFVRAYGDLGEEEMQDRSGTIPQQLLLMNGGVVKNKTQRNPVLNTCSQIAMFATSDENAVELVFYTTLSRPPTLAERDYFVDRLKNRHRVSRDDRIGDIAWTLINSTEFSWNH; encoded by the coding sequence ATGCCCGCCACGCTGAAGCGAAATCTGGTCTTCCTGGCCGTGGTGGCGGGCGGCGTGTTGGCGTGCGTGGTGATCTTGTCGCCGGCCATCCGGCCGTTGCGCCAGGAACGAAACGCCGCCGAGCGGATGTTGGCGCCCGACATTCAAACGTCGGTCGATCGGCTAAACAAAGTCTTCGAGGAGCGCTGGCGCAAGCAAGGCGTCGAGCCAGCTCCGCCGGCGGGCGAATCGACCGTGGTGCGCCGGCTGGCGCTCGCGCTGATGGGCACGATCCCGTCGCTCGAAGAACTGCGTCAGCTCGATCAGCAACCCAAAGACCGGCGCGTGGACGTCTACCTGGCCAAAGTGCTGGACGATCGACGCTTCAATGACTATCTGGCCGAGCGGCTGGCCCGCGCGTTTGTCGGCACCAAGGACGGCGTGTTCATCGCCTATCGCCGGCGACGGTTCGTGGCCTGGCTGAGCGACGAGCTGCGCGAGCGCCGACCGTACGACCAGACGATCCGCCGCATGCTCACGGTCGAAGGCTATGGCACCGACGAACCGGCCGCTAACTTCATCATCGCCAGCATGAGGCCCGACATGGGCTCGCCCAAGCCCGAGCCGACCGAGTTGGCGTCGCGCGTGGCGCGAGGGATGTTGGCTGCGCGGATCGATTGCGCCGAGTGTCACGATCACCCCTTTGAGCCGTGGAAGCAGGCCGACTTTCAATCGCTGGCCGCTTTCTTTGGCCAGACCGCGTTCCAGGGGGTCAAGGGCCTGCACAATGTCGAACGCCCTTACGAGGTCGAAGATCGCGTGACCGGCAAGATGTTGACGATCGCGCCCCGCGCGCCCTATCTGGACGACGACCGGCCCAAGAACGGCTGGTCGCGCGAGCAATTGGCCGCCTGGGTCACGGCACCCAAGAATGAGCGCTTTGCCCAGGCGATCGTCAACCGTATTTGGGCGTTGATGTTCGGCCAAGGATTGGTCGAGCCAATCGATGACATCCGCAGCGGCCAGGCAATTCAGCCGGCGCTCAAGCTGTTGGCCGACGACTTCCGCGAGCACGACTACGACATTCACCGGCTGATCCAGGTGATCGCTCTCAGCCGGCCGTTCCGGCTTGACAGCCGCGGCACCGACGACGGCCCGCCGGTGTCGAACGACGACGCCACTCCGCCGCCAACGGCCCCGGCGATGGACGAGAACTTTGCCATCTTCCCGCTGTCGCGACTGCGCCCCGAGCAAGTCGCGGGCAGCCTGGTGCAATGCGCCTCGGTCACCACGCTCAACGCGAAAACGTCGCTGGTGTTTCGCGTGGCCCGGCTGGTCGACACGGGCAATTTCGTCCGCGCTTATGGCGACCTGGGCGAAGAAGAAATGCAAGACCGGAGCGGGACCATCCCGCAGCAATTGCTGCTGATGAACGGAGGAGTGGTAAAGAACAAAACGCAGCGCAATCCGGTGCTGAACACCTGCTCGCAGATCGCCATGTTCGCCACCAGCGATGAAAACGCGGTCGAATTGGTCTTTTACACCACGCTCTCGCGGCCACCGACACTGGCCGAGCGCGACTACTTTGTCGACCGCTTGAAGAACCGCCATCGCGTCAGCCGGGACGACCGGATTGGGGACATCGCCTGGACACTGATCAACTCGACGGAGTTCTCATGGAACCACTAG